GGAATGTCGTCGACTCCAGCGGGTAAATACACAAGATTTTCTGTTTGGATGCTGATCAAATTAGTTTTGTCTAATTTTTTGGATTACGCTCAAAATGAAACGTCAGGTTTTTTTTTACATTACAAATCGAACGTTTTTGTGCAAATTACCTTGTGGGAGGGTGGCAAATTCTTCAAGGACACACGGCAATTTCTGGCAAACAAGGATTTGCTGTGAAAAAAATGCAGCGTTCGCTTGAAGAAATTGCCATGCTCGACAACATAAATTGTGATAAAAACAGTCGATTTGACATGCTTAAAATCTGACGTCATATTTTTAACGTTACCAAAATATTATGATACGTGTCTCATAGGAGGATGAAGACGGAGTCCGAGGTTCTATCGATCGAGGTGAAGCCGGGGTGGAAGAAGGGTACCAAGATCACGTTCCCTGGCAAGGGCAACCAGCAGTGGAACCAGCTCCCTGCTGACCTGGTGTTTGCCATCGACGAAAGGCCACACCACATGTACCGCCGCGACGGGAAGGACCTGGTCACGGATGTCCGTCTCACCCTCGCGGAGGCCCTGGGCACGGTGATCGTGCTCCCCACCCTCGACGGCCGGGAACTGGCGGTGGACGTGGGCGGCGGCCAGGAGGAGGAAGCCCCCATGGTTCGCCCCGGCTATGAGCTCGTGGTACCGATGGAGGGCATGCCCATCGCACGCGAGCCCGGCCGTCGGGGAAGCCTCAGAATTAGGTTTGATGTCATATTCCCGGACCGGCTCAAGCGCGATGCGCGCCTGCAGATCAAGCGAATCCTGGAGGCCGACGCCGCTTGAAGTCCAGACGTCTAAGACATATACATGTATGTTTTTTTCTTCTTATGAAAAGCTTTAATGGCAGATTATACATTATATTATGTTTGTAAATAGGGCTACATCACCCGCAACAGTGGTGGATCTAGCCCAATTTATTAGGGTGGGCCAATAGTGAGTTTGGCTGGTTTTTTACAACTTATTTATTTTCTTCATAgctactagcacatatgcccgtgcatTACAGCGGGAAAAATTGATGTTTTGTGCAAGCATAATGTCCCGCATCACCGGATTCACAATGAAGAACATGCTGCAACGCAACATccttctacaacatgaacataaAAAAATACGATGCAATTTAGCCTTGTTCATATTTTCTTTGCCGGGCATAATCTCCCATTGATTTCATTTAAGTATAATCCTTCCTTTAATTACCATGACGTCCTCACCCGTTTTAGTCGGGAATCAAATGCTTCCTTTTCTAATTTCGCAGTCCCAACAG
The Aegilops tauschii subsp. strangulata cultivar AL8/78 chromosome 3, Aet v6.0, whole genome shotgun sequence genome window above contains:
- the LOC109731732 gene encoding uncharacterized protein; protein product: MGPVDYYEILNVDRSATDDDLRRAYRRLAMRWHPDKNPTGDKDSEAKFKDITQAYNVLSDASKRAVYDQYGEEGLKGPPQQPVDDIFAEFFGSTPFTYCNNARGRQRPACDGSGFGRPYGAGDQGGGAPPRAPPVETKLACTLEELYTGVTKNMKISRNVVDSSGRMKTESEVLSIEVKPGWKKGTKITFPGKGNQQWNQLPADLVFAIDERPHHMYRRDGKDLVTDVRLTLAEALGTVIVLPTLDGRELAVDVGGGQEEEAPMVRPGYELVVPMEGMPIAREPGRRGSLRIRFDVIFPDRLKRDARLQIKRILEADAA